The Bemisia tabaci chromosome 5, PGI_BMITA_v3 genome includes a window with the following:
- the LOC140224683 gene encoding uncharacterized protein, with translation MKLVRALLLKLFLQLSIDQLESAEYGRPFFGYTSDDDFCHINACDALQKIREEMASATHTTHLAKDKTTDDSTEVQLGKLERRLRSVEQTVWSRSTDDERWYRCCEGPCRCRPETHTLSCWRQEIDELPAKQIVPADIRVIDLGINQISSLHKDAFDGFIRLTQLDLFDNHIDFLPSTLLQSCESLAHLRLHRNRLEELPRKLFLRNIHLETIDISFNSLRLLPEALFKGTNKLTVINLASNLLEAIPETLFQNLDKLEELDLSANLLSEFKPGTFNGLINLKRLKLQDNQINHLPPGIFSEIRFLDLLSLRRNRLTFIRPGLFDSLSLLTQLDLAGNWIATLSGQEFLNLRSVKELHLGQNLLTDLPDDIFRELISLEKLMLFSNNLQNLREKAFTGLTNLTALFLNNNLLKLMDEKVFKPLPHLKKLQIDSNKFQYLPTDCLDYVGELQSLKLAKNPWHCDCAILYLARWLKKNKPKVWDSNPQCRGPGDLGGKLIEEMEFEDLCDGQWTKRS, from the exons ATGAAACTGGTGCGCGCGCTCttactgaaattatttttacagcTGTCGATCGATCAGTTGGAGTCGGCGGAGTACGGGCGACCGTTTTTCGGGTACACGTCCGACGATGACTTCTGCCACATCAACGCGTGCGATGCTCTGCAGAAGATCAGGGAGGAGATGGCCAGTGCCACGCACACCACCCACCTCGCTAAGGATAAAACCACCGATGATTCAACGGAAGTTCAACTTGGAAAGCTCGAGAGACGTCTCCGATCCGTCGAACAAACAG TTTGGAGTCGGAGCACAGACGATGAACGATGGTATCGTTGTTGTGAGGGTCCTTGCAGATGCCGTCCTGAGACGCACACTTTAAGCTGCTGGAGACAAGAAATAGATGAACTGCCCGCCAAACAAATTGTACCCGCGGATATAAGAGTCAT AGATCTTGGAATCAACCAGATATCATCACTGCATAAAGATGCATTTGACGGTTTCATAAGACTTACACAGCT GGACTTGTTCGACAACCACATAGATTTTTTACCATCAACTTTATTACAATCCTGCGAAAGCTTGGCACACTT GAGGCTGCATCGGAATAGATTGGAGGAATTACCGAGAAAACTATTCCTCAGGAACATTCATTTAGAAACCAT TGATATCTCATTTAACTCACTACGATTGCTCCCGGAAGCATTGTTCAAGGGGACAAACAAACTGACTGTGATTAACCTTGCGAGCAATTTGCTGGAGGCGATTCCAGAGacgttatttcaaaatttggacaAGCTCGAAGAGTTGGACTTGTCAGCTAATCTCCTGTCCGAGTTTAAGCCTGGAACGTTCAATGGTCTGATAAACCTTAAACGACTTAAGCTCCAGGACAATCAAATCAATCACTTACCACCAG GAATATTCAGTGAGATCAGATTCCTCGATTTATTATCGTTGAGAAGAAACAGGTTGACTTTTATTCGTCCTGGTTTATTTGACAGTCTGTCATTATTGACGCAGCTAGACCTCGCTGGTAACTGGATTGCCACG ctcAGTGGCCAGGAATTCTTGAATTTAAGATCAGTGAAGGAGTTACACTTAGGCCAAAACTTGCTGACCGATTTACCCGATGATATTTTTCGGGAGCTCATTTCCTTAGAGAAACTTATGTTGTTTTCAAATAATCTGCAAAATCTCCGAGAAAAAGCATTCACTGGGCTCACAAACCTGACAGCTCTATTTTTGAACAACAATCTGCTCAAACTGATGGACGAAAAAGTGTTTAAGCCATTACCACACCTCAAAAAATT GCAAATCGACAGCAACAAATTCCAGTACCTCCCAACCGACTGCCTAGATTACGTTGGAGAATTACAGTCACTGAAACTGGCTAAGAATCCGTGGCATTGTGATTGTGCGATTCTATACCTTGCCAG ATGGCTGAAAAAGAACAAGCCTAAAGTTTGGGACTCGAACCCACAGTGCCGCGGCCCAGGGGACCTCGGAGGAAAGCTCATCGAGGAGATGGAGTTCGAGGACTTGTGCGACGGGCAATGG